From Myxocyprinus asiaticus isolate MX2 ecotype Aquarium Trade chromosome 25, UBuf_Myxa_2, whole genome shotgun sequence, one genomic window encodes:
- the myct1a gene encoding myc target protein 1 homolog, whose translation MADNSTHPIVEILESFGLRDVILAFCFSMVVGLLLGALVYVTLTWMSHRRASATITRLPVHQSRSSTRSSSPRSRHGFSRHSSGNDRRSNNSLASAAFSFHRQTSSSPTDYGDSMGRKSSFRASTFHPLLQCSQIAREAEEGAQGSLPRTPTLTTSPGAAGSNSTVSSMVTPPRVRTRPDSFWGNSNLRGFHAGQTPPPAYESIIRAYKETTT comes from the exons ATGGCAGATAACAGCACTCATCCTATTGTGGAGATACTGGAGTCCTTTGGATTGA GGGATGTGATCCTAGCCTTCTGTTTTTCTATGGTTGTTGGTCTGCTGTTGGGTGCTCTGGTCTATGTGACCTTGACCTGGATGTCCCATCGTCGTGCTTCAGCCACTATCACCCGGCTGCCTGTCCACCAGTCCCGTTCCTCCACCCGCTCATCCTCACCACGCTCTCGGCATGGCTTCAGTCGACATAGTAGTGGCAATGACCGCCGCAGCAACAACAGTCTGGCTAGCGCTGCCTTCTCCTTCCATCGGCAAACCTCTTCCTCACCAACAGACTATGGTGACTCAATGGGCCGCAAATCTAGCTTCCGGGCCTCTACCTTTCATCCTCTTCTCCAGTGTAGCCAGATTGCTCGAGAGGCAGAGGAGGGTGCCCAGGGCAGCCTGCCACGAACCCCCACTCTCACTACAAGCCCTGGGGCAGCTGGTTCCAACAGCACCGTCAGTTCCATGGTTACTCCACCCAGGGTCAGAACCAGACCGGATTCATTCTGGGGCAACAGCAATCTAAGGGGCTTCCATGCTGGCCAGACCCCACCACCTGCCTATGAGAGCATCATCCGAGCCTATAAGGAGACAACCACATGA